TCACATGGAAATCTTTCTAGCCCATCTTATAAATCTCTGATAGGGGGACTACTAGTACCTGCTTACTAGCACCAAAACAGAGACATTAGATGTGAGATGTCTCCTGATCAGCTTTACTGTTCCTGCTTTGCAGCGCAGTAATTCAAAAGGCGAACCCACCACCCCCACCACTGTAACAATCACGGGGGAGGGAGTCGCGTTGCGTGCAGTGCCGTTGGGTCGGCGGTCCAAACAGTACAGACATTCTACATGCAGTGAGTGGGTGACCGCATGCATGAAAAGACGTTCACCCCAACATGCGCGACGGCAACATCTCGCTGCCGCAGCCAGCCAGTGACAGTCACAGGGCGAATCgaggaaagaagaaaagaaaaaaaggaagttAGCAGTCGTGCAAAGCGAATAGACAGGACAGGCAGTAAACGCCGAGTCGTACATGGCCTGTGCTCTCCCCTCCGAGAAAGATCCCCCACCCCCAATCCCGAGGCGTCCAGACTCCAGACTCCAGaccatccatccatctcctGCGGTCACGCAGGTCGTCTCGTCTCGTTGCTTTTTTTTCCTCGGTGGCCCGGTGCGATCATGGATCGGTGGCGGTAGTCCGTGAATTTGCGCGTGTGTGGCCGTGGGCTGCTTTTTCCCTTCCCGTGCCGTTGCGTTGGCCGTGCCGTGTGCCCGCCTCCTCTCGCGTCACCCCGCGGTCTCGGTCTCGCGCGCGGGCGGttgctagcagcagcagcagcgcggcaACGACCGCACCGCGTGCGGGCACGGGGCCGGGGCGGCGCGATCGAATCCGAGGTGAAAAAGTTGGGACGACGTACGTACGCCTCGCTCCATGCTCTCCGCGCGGGTCGCAGCGGACGGCGTGCGAGCGCCGGCTTCCTGCAAGTCTGCGACTGCATGTGATGTGATGCGCGCGTACGTACGTGAACGTAGGCTAGCTAGGAGCGCTGCGTACGTGTGTAGGAGTAGTCGGTTACGCGATGACGTACGTGCTACGCGAGTGCGACTGCTATGCATGCACTGCGTGGCCCGTGATCCACCAATTTCTTCCCTGATGCTCTGCGTGGTGGCGCAGGAAAATATGCAGGCCCTTTTTTCACGTCAGAATATGCCAATGCATGTATGCCAATATATACGCCTGTGCAGCTGTGCTGCCAACCTTCCATCCAAACGATATTGCAAAGTATTGTCGtcttcaaaataaaaaaaaaatcgtcgtGCTATGTGATTTCGCGCGAGCTGAGCTGAGCACTCTGAATACTACGTAGGTGCACGCCTGTATATGACCATGCACGGTTGCACGCAAGTACATGCTTGGGTCCCCAAGCTAATTATCCCATTTAACCGATCGATCCTTACCCGTCACCTCTTCGACGCCCAAGCTAGAAAGACCGGTTTATTAAAGAGATGAGAGAAGAATATGTAACAAAGCAACATTCTTATATCACCATGCATGTTTATGTATTACCTCTCGCCACCAACACTCACATGGGCGTGCCGCCTTTTTATACACCCCAACACAGACAGCAGGTAGGTCGTTGGTGCCACTTTTAACAAGTTAAAATTCCTCCATTAGCTACACCATCTTTTCATACCCTGTTTCATAGAAGCATCCATCGGCCGATCATAGCCGGGTGATAGGGAACAGTTGCCCTTTAAAGTAAACCGTCCAGTTGGTTCAACCAATTAACCACCCATTCTTTAGCCCAAAATGAACTAACACACTCCCTGTCCAGTCGCGATTAATTAATCCGGTCGCGGCCTCTCCAAACACGCCGAGacaagagatcgatcgatcgagcgccGCATAGATGCCAGCCACGAAGTCTTGCCCCGGCCAGAAACGCAGCAGCAACGCGAGGCTAGTTGCGAGTTGGGCACCGCTGCCCCTGACCGACCGTGCAGCACTGCATGTACAGATGTACTTTCATCTATCGGCAACTCAGCGTGCAGCTAGCTCACTGTCGTGTCCGATCGAAATGCCACTAGCTACTTGCtcagtttcatattacaagtcattttgactgactttagtcaaagtcaaattacACGCtctaaatttgaccaaatttatagataaatatagtaatatttacaacaacaaattaattttattaaatctataattaaatatatttttataatatatttatgttgggttgaaaatattactatttttttctacaaacttataatataaaatagaggagtagtatatatatactgatcCTTTTGCAACGGCGTTTGCGTGCATTGGCAAAATGGCAATTAAGAAGGATCTTGCATTTGCATGCATATAACTATTATATGTGCATTTGACCTCGAATAATATCGTTTCGTCGTTGTGCTGCCTGCCTGTCTGCTTGTGTGTCGTGCATGTGCGCgcttctagctagctaggtcgCCTAACATGTGGGGGAGATAGAAATCATCATCATGTGCTCCTCATCGTATATATTGCCTAGCTTAGGTTGtttatatatactctctccatttcaaaatatttgacgccgttgactttttagcacatgtttaaccatttgtcttattcaaaaaatttaagtaattatttattcttttcatatcatttaattcattgttaaatatactttcatgtacacatatagttttacatatttcacattttttttaataagacaaatggtcaaacatgtgctaaaaagtcaacggtgtcaaacattttaaaacggagggagtatatcattgGGGTCTTCATAAACCCAAAAAATGCACTAGTAGTATTTGTGGAACGGAAGAACACAATCGATGCCTGGAATCTCTTCTTTTGGTAATTGGTCAATGGTATTTTCGTACGGTGTAGTGTAGCGTGCTTGACTTTCTTTTTAAGGCCAAACATATATTGTTCAGGCTGGCATATATAAAAAGTGATGAGAAATTCTAGCTTCTCTTTCTTCCTGTCAAAGTGTAACGATGGAATAATTCCGGCATGCATGTtaagatggttagaactcaaaATGGACAAAAACAAAATGAGCTCTACAATTATATATTCAGATAACTTCAAATTCATCTCAAGTTTGGCTCAGACAATATATAATCGTTCTCTTCCCAAACAAAACGGGGCCTTTAAACGACACGAGTTGAGTTCGAAGAAGCTGGAGGCCGGAGATACGTACGATTCCGTCTGTCTCGTGGCTAGCTCATGGCATGCGGGCATGCAAGCATACAGTGGACGCATCACTGCTCTCTCTTTTGCGCCACCTCCCTCGTGATCTGTTCCCCCTATCTGTTCATAtgtctctcactctctctgctGTTGCCAGATGAAGCTGATGGCAATGCAAATGCAACTtgatcagagaaaaaaaagaagaggagctATGCATGAAAGACACCTTGAGAGAGAGAGTGCAATGATGGAAAAGGAAAGAGCATCGGGATGTTGTCCAACCGGGCATGGGGGTTGGGTTGGATGGGATCCGAAGGAGCACACTAGCGGGCCATGGACCATCGTGGTCGGACCGTGAAAGTGATCGATGGCCCGGTTAATTCACTCACTCTGCAATTAAGCCGTGCTCGTACCATTTGTACTACGTACCTAGCTGCAAGCTCGTTGTTCATATGAACAGGTTCCATGAACTTGCTTTAACTTACCAAGCAGTACTGTAAACCGTCTAGTGGTCGAAGGCCTGCCTTTTTTTGCTTTGGCTCCCATGATGATGGATGGTTGATTTGTATATATAGCCATGCTTGAGGTACATGGAATGTGGATCGACTTGCACGTATTGAATTACTAATCACTCCGGTAGTCCGGTCTAAAacacaattcattttatataTCGATCTATAACACGAGTTAATAACTTTCacaataaattaaaaatcatttaaaataTAGGTTTTATAGCTAGGTATATCAAAATGATATATTCAAATATGTGCTGGTACAAGAGTTTTCATAATATCACACTTATATATAGCATAACTTAAATTTATAAGAACCAGCTGGTAGTCAAAGTTGGCTACCCACACAAAATATATTTCTCACTCCGGTTGCTTCCTTGGTGAACCAGAACCTTGAATGGCCATGAAGGTAACTTGCATCTGGGTGTGATGCTATGAAGTGTCTCCATATAATGAAGATTAAATATAGTCCAGCAATCAATTAATTGGAGCAGggagtaaaaaaatatgtatatatacatgacaAGTCAAACTTTTGAAACCTAATTTTGAGcaccaaaatattttaaatatttgatataAAAATCACAAGTCTACATTTTTGTATCAAAAAGTAATGTATATCacaatattttatatttcttttGAGCTTTAGTAGGAGTATATTATAAGAAAAAAGTATGTAGTTGTTCGAAGTTGCATGTTGAAAATTAATTTGGTGTGTCTGAGGCAGTATGTTTCATAAAGCAGGGAATTAGCGGCCGCCAAGTccattaattaaaaataatgtaTATCAGTAGTCGTTGGATCATGAAAACTCAGGAAGAATTTAGAAGGCACCTATATATGCTCACTAGCTAGCTTGTCATGTTTTGTTTGTCAGCATGCACCCTTGAAACTTGACAAATGGACATTAATCTCTAGGCTGGCTACACACGTAGCCTTTGGCTAAATCAACTTTATCTTGTGCAATAGTATAACAGACTATGGTATAGTAGATGGCTTCAGGTTAATCCTTCGTTGACttgttttcttaatttttgGGGATAATTGCTTCAGCTTGTCTGAAATCTCTGAATGGGCAAGTTAGTCGTACGTGCACGTACGACCGATGCTTTTCAATCGTGTTTGATCACGGAGACAGTATAGCTTGTGGCACAGAGTTTAAAATGTacactaaaatatatttttggttgAGCTCCCAAATCTACACTAAACTAGTACTCCTAGCTAAACCTATCTCCGTATAGCTCACCGTTGCCAAACAAAAAAGCTTCAGCATAAACATACCACCACACTACAACCTTCAGGCCACTTCCCTTTTCTTACCTTTTCCCCCTTAActgatataaaaaaaatcatagcatAAAAAAACTCACAAGAGAAATTAACCTCACTGCAAGAAAGAGATATTCCCCAGGAAAAAAGATAGAGAGGCCTTGCTTAGATCCAAAAAATTTTAgccaaaaacatcatatcaaatatttggacacatgcatcaaacattaaatgtgggaaaaaatcaattgcacagtttgcatataaattacgagacgaatcttttgagcctaattacgccataatttgacaatgtgatgctacaataaatatttgttaatgacagattaattaaacttaacaAATTTGTCTTGCAGTTTATagacggaatatgtaatttgttttgttattagctCATCATCAATGCGGTGCTTCAGCCCGTGCCCCTAGCGACGGCCATCCGCTTTTCCGTCGGCGTCATCCCTCTGCGAGAGAGCGCGTCCCTCAGTTGGGACACGCGCCCCCCACCTCCTTTTCGCCCAGGTGCCGATGGAAGAAACCCGTTGCGTGGGTACGGGTGCTTGAGGCGACGCCCCCCGAGCGAGGATTTCCTCTTccacccctctcccctctcctcgagctcctcggcgaCGACCTGGGGACGAAGGAAGAGAGAGGCGTGGCACGGTGGCGGCCCTTCTCCGGCGACGGGAGAGATACGCGGCGGTGAGAGGGCGAAAGGCACCGCTCACCTGCGCCTCAGcttcctccgccggcgccgccaccatctcctccccgatctggccggggggagaggggggggcCAGATTCGCCCACGAAGgcggggtcgacgacggcggtggggcAGGGAGGTCGTCAACGGCGGCACGGTGGGGAgatcggtgacggcggcgggacGGAGTCGGCGGCTGCGAGGAGCCGGCGCGGGAACGGGGCGAGGTGCACCAGGCTCGCTCGCCAAGTCCTGGCGCGAGGCGGAGAGGAGAGCTCGCGTGGAGTcctgcgacggcgacggcaaggagaggagagacgagaagcggaggggaggaggcgagtACGATGGAGACGAGAGAAGCGAAGCCAGTTTGGTAGATACTAGAGTaaatgagagggagagagagggaggaggaggaggataagAGAGGGTTAGTATAATAAAATACCTTCGTGGCCTTTTAAGGTTAGGGACACTTGTTGGGCCGCTAGAGGTATCCTTCATTGTAGGGGTAGTTGTCCGGCATAGAGTGTCTTTTATTTAGATGCCCTTAGTCTACacttaatacttcaaatgtacaGTATATCCGTataagaaactttacataaaaaaactaaacacaccctgaatcATACGAGCGTCAGCATGCATGCAGTGCCTTGCAGAATCACCGTCACGTAAGCGTACGCCACCCTAAAAAGTCAATGCTACGAGCCGCGCGCGTTCGCGCGACGCGAGCACGCacccacgccacgccacgccacgcacCGCTCGGATTTCCGGTCCAAGTCCCAGCCCGAAACCCATGCACACCACCACGGCACCACGCTACCAGCAGCAGCCTagcagtagtactagtactacaccCCTACACGCATCGAGCTACTCTGCAGCTGCGCGGCGCGGCCCGAAATTACGCACAAAACGCCCGGAAAACGGACGCGCGCGCCCCCCAGGAAAGCGGAGAAAAAGGCGGCCCAAACCcaacgcagcagcagcggcgtcaCGGCTGCGGCGCCACCGCTACACACCTACGCTAGCTTCCGACGCCGTagccctctctcctccccgccgcggATCCCGAGCCAACCGCCGCGGTCCCCCCACCCAtctcggaaaaaaaaaattgggaaagATCCCGCCGCGATCCAACGGCTACCGCCTCCCCATCCACCCCCCCGCTCGCGCGATCGCATCCCATCCATCGACCACGTGATCGAGCCGATGGAGCTCCCtcccggctcggctcggctcgtctcGGCTAGGCTCGCCGGCCACGCCGCATGATTGCGCGATGGgggccacgtgggccccaccgctCCGCCCCTCTTCCGTTTGACCACGGATCCCGGGATGACACCAGGGCCCCACCGCGTCAGTGGCAGCGGCTTACCGTATCGAAATGACAGAACTACCCCCCCTGGCGTTTCTTTGCCACTCGAGCGCCGTTTACaataagcagcagcagcagcagaagcaagcAGAGTGGCCGCTGCTGCGTTCAGActgctccttcctcctcctcgcgagCGAGAAATTATTAATAAACAATCGAGCTGAGctgaggcgaggcggcggcggaggaatcGATCcccggcgagcgagcgcgcgcgagcagatccgccggcggcgtgggggagGCGAGGGTGGATGACGAACggggcggggggaggaggaggaggagggggattgGGGGGCACGAGGGTGCCGACGTGGAGGGAGCGGGAGAACAACcggcggagggagcggcggcggcgggcgatcgCGGCCAAGATCTACGCCGGGCTGCGCGCCTACGGCAACTACAACCTCCCCAAGCACTGCGACAACAACGAGGTGCTCAAGGCGCTCTGCAACGAGGCCGGCTGGACCGTCGAGCCCGACGGCACCACCTACCGCAAGGTTAAAAATCATCCCCCCATTATTCCTCAATCCTGCTGTAGCTTAGCTCCCCCGCACCGCCATGggagggtggcggtggcgggagttgttgttgttcttcttgttGTCATTCGGGCTTGTTCCTTCCACCACCTCAGCCGGAGCAATCCTGGACGCTACTGCGATCTGCGTCTCTGCAGCTTCCTCCGTTTCTGTCTGCTTTGGCTTTCTTTTGAGATGTGCACTCTCTATTTTTGCTTCGATTCGAGCTGGTTTGATGTCGAATCAGCTAAAGATGGCGTGTGCGGCTTAGTGTTCAGCAATGGGGGAATGCAATGCGGTGATATATTGTCTCTTTTTGGCTTCAAATTAAGGATTGATCCTAGATGCGCTAAATTTGATCTATTTGCTTTGAGCTTTCTTGTCTCTTGCGAGATGTTTGATTTGTGTTGCCGAGTCAGGGTAGGGAGTTGATTTAATAATGGCGAATGCATATTTTGGCTACCTGGATTAGCAAACTCCATAATTATGTatatctaagaaaaaaaaaagatgtgaaTACGGAAGATTGAAACGATTGTGGGCATTTCAGCTGAAGGGGaagactgttttttttttgaggatgACCGGCATTGTGTGCCATAGAATCTTTTCACCAAAATTTGCAGTACAGTTTTAATGGTTTCTTGCATGGTTCAATTTACAAAACTATACCCTTATGTACTGTAGTAGTACATTTGTATGGGAAATCACCAAGTTGCCTTGCTTGCTGGGAGTGGCAAGAAGGTATTTAAAGCTGCTGGGTTCAGTTGATGATGCATGTTTTAATGGTGAGGTCATAGACAAATATGAACATAACAGAGTGCCACTTACCTGCATCCAGGTAAAAAGATATAATAGAGGGATTCACGATTCACATCATAAAACACAAAGAAGGTTTCTCAACACACACAGAGAGGAGTGCTAAATGGCGCTCTTGCGATGATCTTCGTGTTGTGCTCATGATGCCATTGCTTTCAGTGatcaaaaacataatttttaacTGCGCTTTTGCGCTTGCTGCAGAATAGATTAGTAGTACAGGACAAGTGTTTTGTCTATAGGCACACCCACAGAGGGCACAACAACCATACTTTTCTGTGGATTGATTTGTATTTAGTCTAAAAAGAGTAGCAGTTTCTTTTACAAGATTGCTAATAACGCACCACTTGAGATTTTGAGTAATTGCCTATTTGGAAATATAATTCATTAAATCTGAGGTATATTTTCACTTTGAAGTCTGCAGATAAATTGGCAtgtttcttttcaatttttctTTTGGGGATAGACATGCTTAAATTCTGGACAATTTCCTTCCCCATACAACTGTTGTCCAGTGCATTTCAATTTTCTTTACATGAATGAAATTATGTAGATATGTACTAACAATTATGTGTTCTATTTGTTTATATTTCAGGGATGTAAACCTCCTCAAGCAGAGCGTCCTGATCCAATTGGAAGATCGGCTTCGCCAAGCCCTTGCTCTTCATATCAACCAAGTCCGCGGGCTTCATACAACCCAAGTCCTGCATCGTCCTCCTTTCCAAGCTCTGGATCCTCCTCGCATATCACTATTGGTGGAAACAGCTTGATTGGTGGTGTCGAGGGAAGCTCCCTCATTCCATGGCTGAAGACACTTCCGTTGAGTTCATCATATGCCTCCTCCTCCAAGTTCCCACAGCTTCACCATTTATATTTCAATGGAGGTTCCATTAGTGCACCAGTGACTCCTCCATCCAGCTCCCCTACTCGCACACCTCGCTTAAGGACTGATTGGGAGAACGCAAGTGTTCAGCCACCATGGGCTAGTGCAAATTATACATCTCTTCCCAACTCTACACCACCGAGCCCAGGCCACAAGATTGCACCAGACCCAGCATGGCTCTCAGGATTTCAAATATCATCTGCTGGTCCCTCATCGCCAACATACAATCTTGTTTCGCCGAATCCATTTGGGATTTTCAAAGAAGCTATTGCCAGCACTTCCAGGGTGTGCACCCCTGGTCAGAGCGGAACATGTTCCCCGGTAATGGGTGGCATGCCGGCTCATCATGATGTTCAGATGGTTGATGGTGCGCCGGATGATTTTGCCTTTGGGAGCAGCAGCAATGGCAACAATGAATCACCTGGACTGGTGAAGGCATGGGAGGGGGAGCGGATACATGAAGAATGCGCCTCCGATGAGCTGGAGCTCACTCTTGGGAGCTCAAAGACTCGTGCGGATCCCTCCTGATCGTGCTACTAGAGCGTCACTTCTTCGGTTGGGTTTatttcatatttatttgtatgctACTCATCTGTTTTTTAAGTTCAGTGTTTgtagaaagagagaagggaattCAGAGATCCTACCATGGTCCTCTGTAGATGATATATCCATCCTCTTTCAGGGATCTGAACTTGTGTTAGCTTATGCAAC
The Oryza sativa Japonica Group chromosome 6, ASM3414082v1 DNA segment above includes these coding regions:
- the LOC4341270 gene encoding protein BZR1 homolog 3 gives rise to the protein MTNGAGGGGGGGGLGGTRVPTWRERENNRRRERRRRAIAAKIYAGLRAYGNYNLPKHCDNNEVLKALCNEAGWTVEPDGTTYRKGCKPPQAERPDPIGRSASPSPCSSYQPSPRASYNPSPASSSFPSSGSSSHITIGGNSLIGGVEGSSLIPWLKTLPLSSSYASSSKFPQLHHLYFNGGSISAPVTPPSSSPTRTPRLRTDWENASVQPPWASANYTSLPNSTPPSPGHKIAPDPAWLSGFQISSAGPSSPTYNLVSPNPFGIFKEAIASTSRVCTPGQSGTCSPVMGGMPAHHDVQMVDGAPDDFAFGSSSNGNNESPGLVKAWEGERIHEECASDELELTLGSSKTRADPS